Proteins from a genomic interval of Anabrus simplex isolate iqAnaSimp1 chromosome 13, ASM4041472v1, whole genome shotgun sequence:
- the LOC137502887 gene encoding transcriptional regulator ATRX homolog, whose protein sequence is MEYWRHVVCADESRFQLYRADGRVRVWRMPHEAVDPPGEWPCEKCARYKMELIESSNNSRKMVVKKIPIIFPSSPQSSPKRDRLTRKSQIQKFIVDLPVEKEQSNLSKDTEVVKSVEKPKRKSLDLKLKTNDISDMLNVDDGDDDIDTIELSDEEDAGEQRESKSKKKSEEKSRKTPMKDKAAVEEKDKGKSREVTAKLDAWLARIATMPLEKVDNKPSRRWENSAKVCNE, encoded by the exons ATGGAATATTGGCGGCATGTAGTATGTGCAGATGAATCCcgtttccagttgtatcgagctgatgggcgcgtgagagtgtggcgtatgcctcatGAAGCTGTGGATCCACCAGGcgagtggccatgcg aGAAATGTGCTCGGTATAAAATGGAACTGATTGAGAGCAGCAACAATTCCCGTAAAATGGTGGTGAAGAAAATCCCTATCATTTTTCCGTCTTCGCCTCAAAGCAGTCCGAAACGAGATAGGTTGACAAGGAAGTCTCAAATTCAGAAGTTCATTGTCGATTTACCTGTTGAGAAGGAGCAATCAAACCTTAGTAAGGATACAGAAGTGGTAAAATCAGTAGAGAAACCAAAGAGGAAAAGTTTGGATTTGAAGTTAAAAACTAATGATATCTCAGACATGTTGAATGTTGATGATGGGGATGATGATATTGATACCATTGAATTGTCAGATGAGGAAGATGCTGGTGAACAAAGGGAAAGCAAATCTAAGAAGAAATCTGAGGAAAAAAGTAGAAAGACACCAATGAAGGATAAAGCTGCTGTGGAGGAAAAGGACAAAGGAAAATCACGAGAAGTTACAGCAAAG CTAGATGCTTGGCTTGCAAGAATTGCAACTATGCCTTTGGAAAAAGTGGATAACAAACCTTCAAGACGCTGGGAAAACTCTGCTAAGGTTTGTAATGAATGA